The proteins below come from a single Benincasa hispida cultivar B227 chromosome 4, ASM972705v1, whole genome shotgun sequence genomic window:
- the LOC120075598 gene encoding LOW QUALITY PROTEIN: vignain-like (The sequence of the model RefSeq protein was modified relative to this genomic sequence to represent the inferred CDS: substituted 1 base at 1 genomic stop codon): protein MHCDINSSNILLIHHTTHTPLSXFYQIIMAIIKFLLLPLLLIVLISGFAESFEFDEKELATEESLWKLYERWGNHHTISRDLKEKHKRFKVFKENVNHVFTVNQMNKPYKLKLNKFADMSNYEFVNFYARSNISHYRKLHGRRREGTSGFMYEEATDLPSYIDWRERGAVNGIKEQGRCGSCWAFSSVAAVEGINKIRTNQLLSLSEQELLDCNYRNEGCNGGFMEIAFDFIRRNGGIATENSYPYHGSRGLCRSSRISSPIVKIDGYESIPENEDALMQAVANQPVSVAIDAAGRDFQFYWQGVFDGYCGTELNHGVVAIGYGTTEDGTDYWIVRNSWGVGWGEEGYVRMKRGVEQPEGLCGIAMEASYPIKF from the exons ATGCATTGCGATATCAACTCAAGCAACATCTTGCTTATCCATCATACTACTCATACCCCATTGAGCTAGTTTTACCAAATCATTATGGCCATTATCAAATTTCTTTTGCTTCCTCTTCTTTTGATTGTTCTAATTTCAGGATTTGCTGAAAGCTTTGAATTCGATGAGAAGGAGTTGGCAACAGAAGAAAGTCTGTGGAAGCTATATGAGAGATGGGGTAACCATCACACAATCTCAAGGGACCTAAAGGAGAAGCATAAACGTTTCAAAGTGTTTAAGGAGAACGTGAACCATGTGTTCACAGTAAACCAAATGAACAAACCATACAAGCTGAAGTTGAACAAGTTCGCAGATATGTCGAATTACGAGTTTGTGAACTTCTATGCTCGCTCCAACATTAGTCACTACAGAAAGTTACATGGCAGGAGAAGAGAAGGGACCAGTGGATTCATGTACGAGGAGGCTACAGATCTTCCATCTTACATTGATTGGAGGGAAAGAGGAGCTGTCAATGGCATCAAAGAGCAAGGCAGATGTG GTAGCTGTTGGGCGTTTTCAAGTGTGGCTGCAGTTGAAGGAATCAACAAAATCAGAACCAACCAGCTATTATCTCTATCAGAGCAAGAGCTGCTCGATTGCAATTACAGGAACGAAGGATGTAACGGAGGATTCATGGAAATCGCTTTCGATTTCATAAGGAGAAACGGTGGAATCGCTACTGAGAACAGCTATCCCTACCATGGATCAAGAGGATTGTGTCGCTCATCCAGA ATATCCTCACCGATAGTTAAAATTGATGGATATGAAAGCATACCTGAAAACGAGGATGCTCTAATGCAAGCCGTCGCAAACCAACCAGTCTCAGTCGCCATCGACGCCGCGGGAAGAGATTTCCAATTTTACTGGCAG GGAGTATTCGATGGATACTGCGGAACAGAGCTTAATCACGGAGTGGTGGCGATTGGATACGGAACAACAGAAGACGGAACAGATTACTGGATCGTGAGGAACTCATGGGGAGTTGGATGGGGAGAGGAAGGCTACGTAAGAATGAAGCGAGGAGTGGAGCAGCCCGAAGGTCTGTGTGGAATAGCCATGGAAGCTTCTTATCCCATCAAGTTCTAG
- the LOC120075596 gene encoding uncharacterized protein LOC120075596 has protein sequence MVKVATFFAMTLGAFVFWQSMDKLHVWIALRQDEKKERLEREAEIRRVREELLQQAKQNDSLA, from the exons atggtGAAAGTAGCGACGTTCTTTGCAATGACGTTGGGGGCCTTCGTATTCTGGCAGTCAATGGATAAACTCCATGTTTGGATCGCTCTCCGTCAAGACGAAAAG AAAGAGAGATTGGAAAGGGAAGCAGAGATCAGAAGAGTTAGAGAAGAGCTACTGCAACAAGCGAAACAGAACGATTCTCTTGCTTGa